DNA from Bacteroidota bacterium:
CCAAGATTCTCCTTCAGAAGCCGGACCTCATCCTCATGGACGAACCGACCAACCACTGCGACATCGAATCGGTGATGTGGCTCGAGGATTTCCTGGTCAACAAGGCGAATGCGGTCATGGTCATCTCTCACGACAAGGCCTTCATCGACCGGATCACGAACCGCACGATCGAGGTCACGATGGGCAAGATTTATGACTACAAGGCCAATTATTCGCATTATCTGGTCTTGCGGGAAGAGCGCAGGTCGCATCAAATCAAGGCTTACAAGGAGCAGCAGCGGTATATCGCGGAAACGCAGGAGTTCATTGACCGGTTTCGCGGTACTTATTCCAAAACCAATCAGGTCAATTCCCGGGAACGCATGCTGGAGAAGCTGGAACTCGTGGAGATCGACGAAATCGATACATCTTCCTTGCGGTTGCGGTTCCCGCCTTCGCAGCGTTCAGGCGATACACCTGTGGTGGTCAAGGACTTGACCAAGCGCTACGGCGACAAGGTGGTGTTTCAAAATGCCAACATGTCGATCGCCCGCGGTCAAAAAGTTTCGTTCGTCGGGCGGAATGGCGAAGGAAAATCCACGATGATCAAGGCCATCATGGGTGAAATCGACTTTGAAGGCCACTGCGAATTGGGTCACAATGCCAAAGTCGGCTACTTTGCGCAGAATCAAGCGGCATTGCTCGATCCGAATTTGACCATTTTCCAGACCGTGGACGAGGTTGCAAAAGGCGAAATCCGGACGCAGATCAAAAACATCCTCGGCAGGTTCATGTTCAGCGGCGACGACATTGAGAAGAAGGTGAGCCTGCTGTCGGGGGGAGAAAAAACGCGTTTGGCCATGGTCAAATTGTTGCTCGAACCCGTGAACGTCCTGATTTTGGACGAACCTACGAATCACCTCGACCTCAAGTCCAAGGACGTGCTCAAAGAAGCCTTGCTGGACTTCGATGGCACCTTGATTCTCGTTTCCCACGACCGCGACTTCTTGCAGGGCCTGTCCCAGAAAGTCTTCGAATTCAAGGACAAACGTGTGATCGAGCATTTTGAGACCATCGACGAATTCCTTGCGCGCAACCGCATTTCGCAGTTGAAGGAAATTGATTTGAAGGCTTCCTGATCTTTCGGAGACAGCTCAAAAAGGCAATCCGACTTCTTTTTCGGGTGCTGAAAAATGCGTCAAGGCTTGCCAATTGGTCAATAATTCCGTCAAATTTGTGGGAGACTCCCAACAGATTTGAAAATGGCATTCCATCAGTTTAAGACAGAAATTTTCATCCAAGCTCCGGCCGAGCATGTTTGGCATGTGATGCTGGATGTCGAACGGTGGCCGGAATGGACGGCCTCGATTTCAAAAGTCATTCTCTTGGACCAAGGTCCGATTGCCGTAGGTAAAAGGGCGAAAGTCATTCAGCCAAAACTGCAACCTGCAGTATGGAAATTCACCAAAATCCAGCCGAATACCGGTTTTGAATGGATCACGGGCAATTTTATGCTGCGAATGGCGGCACAACATTGGATTCAGCCGGTTTCCGGGGGTGTCCAAGTGACTTTGTCGGTGGACGTCTCCGGTTGGCTTGGCGGTTATGTAGCCAAAAAATATGGAAAACTGACCCAAGATTACATCCAAATGGAAGCAAACGGGCTGAAAACCAAATCCGAAAGCCGCTGAAAGTTCGTAGAATTCTGGCCAAAATCTGGATTTGGCCTAAAAATTGATTGGAAGTCGTAAATTCAGTCCATGCAACGTATGCGTCTCACTTCCCTCTTTTTCCTGCTGCTCGTATGCGGCATCGTTTCTGCGCAGCAGTCACCACAAGCGGCTTTGATCGAAGCCGAAGCCAAATTCAAGTCCTTTTCGAGTTATTCGGCCACGATGGGCTTTGACATGGGTGGGCACCGCGGGGTCGGAAAAGTGTATTACGAGGGGAATAAATACCACTGGGACTATGTCGAGGACTTGACGATTTGCAACGGGACCACAACGATGAATTACAACCGCGCATTCGCGAGCATCAGCTATCCTGAGGCAGTCGTAGGTCCTGATCTTTCAGCGGATGGCGTTTATGGACTTCACAAATTCGCCTATCAATTTAGCTGGACTGACAGCAATTCAGTCATGCGCAGGATGAAACTCACGCCTCCCGAAGGCTCGGAATTTCCACCCGTTCAAATCGGAATTGGTCGCAAATCGGGATTGATCGAGGAATACATCGTCGATATTCGGGCTGGCCTTCGAATGGAAATGATGGTCCTCGATTTCAAGGTAAATCCCGTCTTGGACCCCAAGTTTTTTGTGATCGATTGGGAGTTTGTCAAGAAGGTCGAAGACGGACTGGTGCCGCCGATGGAGCACGAAGATGAGCATTCAACCCCCTCCGATGGGCACGAAGGCCACGACCATGAGGGTCACGACCACCATTAAGAGGTTGAACGTGCCAACTTTTGCGCTGTCTCAGATCCCGGCAGGCTGCTCCCCAACCACTTCGCGCGGGCGCATCTTTTCCAGAATCCAATAGTCCGCCATCAGGGCGAGTCCCCAGGGAACGGCCAGAATACCCATGGTAGTCCAGTCATCAAATGCGAACCGGATCGCGCCCATTTCCTCGCCTGTCCAATAGGCCAGCGGCCCAAAGACCGCCCCGACCACAAATGTCCAGACCGGCTTGCCGATCAGCACCTTCAGCGAATGGTCCAGCGTCACTGCCAACCCGGCCCAGATCGCCGTGATCCAAATCGGCGCCAAAAAATTGAGGTAAGGATATGTTCCGTTGTAGTCGATCAGGCCCGTGGCGTTGTAAACCGTATCAATCACCGTTCCCAACGCTGCCACAGCCAAGGCATACCAGAGTTCCCAGACCTTCTTGGTATAGGCAACGTGCAGAATGAGAAAAACGAAGAACGGAAAGGCCCCCCAATAGCTCAGCGGCGGACCCGCGACTGCGCCCCACGCCGCAAGCAGCCAACTCACCTTGAATAATCCATACTGAATGATCACCATCCAAAAGAATGCCCAAGTCAGGTATTTGCTCCGTGCCATTGCCCGCAAAACTAATGCTGATTTTCGAATTCCATCCGGCAACATTTTTCAGCCTCTGTGCAGGAATTTCCCCGTAATTTGAATCGCTGGACCAGTCAAGCCAGCTTTTGAAAAGTGAAAAGGATCCTCACAGGAATTTTTGCCGTTGCTTGCCTTCTCTTCGGGCAGTTGCAGGCGCAATCCGTCGACGACGGTGTCAAGGCCTATGACAACGGCGACTACAAGGGCGCCGTGTCCAACCTCGACAAAGCCATCGCGACAGGCAGCCTCAAGGAAAAAGGGCTTGCCCGAGCCCACTACTACCGCGGACAGTCCAAAGTGGTGTTGGTGCGCAAAAACAAGACGGATGTTACGCCCGAAATGTCCAAGCTGCTGCAGAATTGGGCAGTGACGGGCTACGAGGACTTGGCGCTTGCCAAAAAGTATGACGTGGATGGCAAACTCACCGATGCCATTCAATCCTCGACCAAGGAAATGCAGCAACTCGTGCTCGACCTCGCCGATGCCCATTTGCTTGCGACCTCCGATGGCGCAAAATCGGAGGCTGAAAAAAAGGTCCTCTGGCAAAACATGGTCGCGCTCTGCGAACCCGTGATTGCCCAGGACAAGTTCAATTACCGCGCCTACGACCTCGCCGCCGATGCACAGCTTTCATTGCGGGATTCGCTCAAAGCCCTCAAAAATTACCACTTCGCGGATGATTGGTTCTTTCGCTCCGCACCCAAGGATGGAGACATGGCAATCGCCTACACCTATATCCACATTGCCGAACTTGAATGGGCGCTTCACAAAAATTATGACGGCGCCATCAAGGCCATTGAGGAAGGCAAGCAAGTGCTCGATGGTGAAAGCAAAAAAATCCAGTCGCTCGGCAACCGTCCGCCTGCTGAAAAGGCCTATCTCAGCAAACGGCACGACATCATCCTTACCGATTTGAAAAAGGTGGAGATGGATCTAAAGGCAGCAGGAGGCAGGTGATTGCGTAAGTTTCCAATGACAAATTTTGTTCCAAGGAACAGAAAAAATCGCACTGAAAAGGACGTAAGATTTTCCAAGCTTTTGAGTGAAATTCCATGGCAAATTTCAGGACTTGGTGGTGGAAAATGTTGACGATTTTTTTTATTGTTGAAAACATCTAATTTCGCTCCGCAGCTTTTAACGAGAGAAACTGAAGTTGATTCAGTGATCAAGTCATCTGATGCGCAGGCGCGTACGAATGCATATTTTTGGGGAAAATGTTCTGATAATCAATCGATTACCTTCTGAATAGCGGAAGCAAATCACTGATCAACGGCTCCTTCATCTCCCGTTCGTTACCCACTTGTAGCTTTCAACATCAGCGTTGGGAAGGTCGGGTTTGGCCGACCAGCGACCATTCATTTGGTCCTCCCAACGCGCTCTGAATCTTATCAGGGTTCCGGTGTTGCAATTTGAAACCGATGTAATTGATTTCTTGGGTATGAAAAATTTTGTTTTGAAGTCGTCGGATAAATGGTCGGTGAAAAAGGCCTTTTCGAACTTGCTTTTGCCCTTCGTGATACTTTGTGTGGGAAACACAGGCTTGTTAGGAGAAACGATCGAGCTTGCCTCCCATTCAGAGGTAGGCAGCAAAGAGAATGTCGGACCCAAACCGGAGAATCAACCTTTGCAGGTAACGCTCGCCTATGGTGACCATCTCACTTTGGACGGGCCATTGGAAAACATCAGCAGCTGGACCATTCTGCATTCCGGTCAAACCGTTGGCCAAGGCATCGGAAACAGTTTGCTCAATTTTGTTTTTGCACAACCGGGAGAATATTCGGTTCAAATCCAAGACAACCATGTTCACAACGCCCAATCGTGTGACCACAGTAATCTTCCATCTGAAATTCTTGTCACCGTGACCGGCAAGAAAATGGTTTTTGATTTTACCCAAGTCACGTTTTCGGCCCCGATCTCCAATGGCAATCTCAACGGAATCGTCCTGAGCGTTCCGGTCATTGTCGACTCCTATGACGGAAGCCCGATCCTATTCCAACAAGGCACGGTGTACACAGCGGGTGTGGGAACCAACTTGACGGCTATTCCGGTGCAAAATGTAATGAGCCTGAATCCCGGGACGGTCGTTTTGAACTATACGCTTTCAGGGAGTGTAAGTCGTCCGACCTACATCATGTTTGACTTCATTGATGTGAATGGCAAAGTGCAGTCCTTTGGTTTGCAGCAACAAATTCACTAATCCAACACATTCAACCAATTATCAAAATGCCTCAAAGTTTCACGATGAAATTGCAGCGATATC
Protein-coding regions in this window:
- a CDS encoding outer membrane lipoprotein carrier protein LolA is translated as MQRMRLTSLFFLLLVCGIVSAQQSPQAALIEAEAKFKSFSSYSATMGFDMGGHRGVGKVYYEGNKYHWDYVEDLTICNGTTTMNYNRAFASISYPEAVVGPDLSADGVYGLHKFAYQFSWTDSNSVMRRMKLTPPEGSEFPPVQIGIGRKSGLIEEYIVDIRAGLRMEMMVLDFKVNPVLDPKFFVIDWEFVKKVEDGLVPPMEHEDEHSTPSDGHEGHDHEGHDHH
- a CDS encoding DUF2878 domain-containing protein — translated: MARSKYLTWAFFWMVIIQYGLFKVSWLLAAWGAVAGPPLSYWGAFPFFVFLILHVAYTKKVWELWYALAVAALGTVIDTVYNATGLIDYNGTYPYLNFLAPIWITAIWAGLAVTLDHSLKVLIGKPVWTFVVGAVFGPLAYWTGEEMGAIRFAFDDWTTMGILAVPWGLALMADYWILEKMRPREVVGEQPAGI
- a CDS encoding SRPBCC family protein, with the translated sequence MAFHQFKTEIFIQAPAEHVWHVMLDVERWPEWTASISKVILLDQGPIAVGKRAKVIQPKLQPAVWKFTKIQPNTGFEWITGNFMLRMAAQHWIQPVSGGVQVTLSVDVSGWLGGYVAKKYGKLTQDYIQMEANGLKTKSESR
- a CDS encoding ABC-F family ATP-binding cassette domain-containing protein codes for the protein MISIDGLAVEFSGQTLFSDVSFAINPDDKIALMGKNGAGKSTLMKIIAGVNKPTRGSVRAPKDAVIAYLPQHLLTEDTCTVFEETSKAFQQVISMQEEMDRLNKELETRTDYDSEEYMAIIEKVTDIGEKFYTVEQVNFDAEVEMALKGLGFRREDFDRPTKEFSGGWRMRIELAKILLQKPDLILMDEPTNHCDIESVMWLEDFLVNKANAVMVISHDKAFIDRITNRTIEVTMGKIYDYKANYSHYLVLREERRSHQIKAYKEQQRYIAETQEFIDRFRGTYSKTNQVNSRERMLEKLELVEIDEIDTSSLRLRFPPSQRSGDTPVVVKDLTKRYGDKVVFQNANMSIARGQKVSFVGRNGEGKSTMIKAIMGEIDFEGHCELGHNAKVGYFAQNQAALLDPNLTIFQTVDEVAKGEIRTQIKNILGRFMFSGDDIEKKVSLLSGGEKTRLAMVKLLLEPVNVLILDEPTNHLDLKSKDVLKEALLDFDGTLILVSHDRDFLQGLSQKVFEFKDKRVIEHFETIDEFLARNRISQLKEIDLKAS